One window from the genome of Kluyveromyces marxianus DMKU3-1042 DNA, complete genome, chromosome 3 encodes:
- the VPS5 gene encoding sorting nexin 1, with amino-acid sequence MDFDNDLGGSVWGDGTEDNPFNELSRTFAKIGEVSDENNQEQTGDTDKHGDEALFSRQWDSSEAQENVSNDHKNDLPLDITPLSFHESSNAPRTDTSELLGSLAPEQDPLHELTQTHLLVSPQKNDPLFGGLDNSPLRIDDDVQRNETTASGPHSPTVSRTGKLNKLFSSARVRRNPSKTQEKSKETSIHDPLVESLAEKEKNEQFVEESLNDDETRDVKLSLEQQLESPLFMIPDRKSASLLESNNRGRSDNANSNNASSVATRNEPEEKFEIAVINPVKVGELTSAYVEYTVVSKGTPLENAEYRVQRRYRDFRWLYRQLQHNNWGHIIPPPPEKQAVGRFKQDFIENRRAQMERMLQHIANSPVLQKDSDFILFLTSEQWSQESKLREQISGSKASHDSNDISDIHISEIKLLGPEDAERVLKSGGLDTDTGSGFMGLSFASAPKYKEPDQFFIETAQKTDILEEQLKQLYKALELVDSQRSDLCSVINEFSDTLNILADLELSKKTSEILRNFAEVHLRIKESTSRSSMQDSLTLGVTIDDHLRTIGSVKAILNQRSKIGYYLILVENELNKKKAQLNKISDRSANVEKAKIIENELGICNARYNKIKKEWQSIGEVIRKEINQNNLETVEDFRNNMEIYLESAIESQKECIEIWETFYQNNL; translated from the coding sequence AGGGGGATCTGTGTGGGGTGATGGCACCGAGGACAATCCATTCAATGAATTGAGCCGAACCTTTGCTAAAATTGGTGAAGTTAGTGATGAAAATAATCAAGAACAAACTGGAGATACGGATAAACATGGCGATGAAGCATTATTCAGCAGACAATGGGATTCTTCAGAGGCACAGGAGAATGTTAGTAATGACCATAAAAATGATTTACCATTAGATATAACCCCTTTGTCTTTTCACGAATCCAGTAATGCTCCCAGGACTGACACATCAGAGTTATTGGGATCTTTAGCACCTGAACAGGACCCTTTACACGAGTTAACACAGACTCACTTGTTAGTATCTCCGCAAAAAAACGATCCGCTATTTGGGGGTCTTGATAATTCACCATTGCGTATCGACGATGATGTTCAACGAAATGAGACGACGGCCTCTGGACCACACTCTCCAACAGTTTCGAGGACAGGAAAGTTGAATAAATTATTCTCCAGTGCAAGGGTTCGCAGAAATCCAAGCAAaactcaagaaaagagtaaAGAAACCTCTATTCACGACCCTTTGGTGGAAAGTCTAGCTGAAAAGGAGAAGAATGAACAGTTTGTCGAGGAATCATTAAATGACGACGAAACAAGAGACGTAAAACTCTCATTAGAGCAACAGTTAGAGTCTCCCCTATTCATGATTCCAGATAGGAAATCTGCATCATTACTCGAGAGTAATAACCGTGGTAGGAGTGATAATGCAAATAGCAACAATGCATCATCAGTAGCGACACGTAACGAACCTGAAGAGAAGTTCGAGATTGCAGTTATCAACCCCGTAAAAGTTGGAGAGTTAACATCTGCTTATGTGGAATACACTGTGGTAAGCAAAGGGACCCCACTTGAAAATGCTGAATATAGAGTCCAAAGACGTTATAGAGACTTTAGATGGCTTTATAGGCAACTCCAGCATAATAACTGGGGCCACATAATTCCACCACCTCCTGAGAAACAAGCAGTTGGTAGATTCAAACAAGactttattgaaaatagaAGAGCTCAGATGGAGAGAATGCTACAGCATATTGCTAATAGTCCTGTATTGCAAAAGGACAGTGattttattctctttttaaCTTCTGAGCAATGGAGCCAAGAATCAAAATTAAGAGAACAAATTTCAGGCTCAAAGGCTTCTCATGACAGTAATGACATATCTGATATTCATATTTCAGAAATTAAGCTTTTAGGTCCTGAGGATGCTGAAAGAGTTTTAAAGAGTGGAGGATTGGACACCGATACGGGATCAGGCTTTATGGGTCTATCCTTTGCATCTGCCCCCAAATACAAAGAACCTGATCAGTTCTTCATTGAAACTGCGCAGAAAACTGACATTTTAGAAGAACAATTGAAACAGCTATACAAGGCATTAGAACTTGTAGATTCACAAAGATCTGATTTATGTTCTGTAATCAACGAATTCAGTGACACGTTGAACATATTGGCGGATCTAGaactttcaaagaaaacatcTGAAATTCTCAGAAATTTTGCGGAAGTTCATTTGCGTATAAAAGAGTCCACTTCAAGAAGCTCAATGCAGGATTCCTTGACTCTTGGTGTAACTATTGATGATCATCTAAGAACAATAGGTAGTGTGAAAGCTATTCTCAACCAAAGAAGCAAAATTGGGTACTATCTGATTTTGGTCGAGAACGAATtgaataagaaaaaagctCAATTAAACAAAATCTCTGACAGATCTGCCAATGTAGAGAAAGCAAAGATAATAGAAAATGAACTAGGCATCTGTAATGCACGCTACAATAAGATAAAGAAGGAGTGGCAATCGATTGGAGAAGTAATAAGAAAGGAGataaaccaaaacaacCTAGAAACTGTCGAGGATTTCAGGAACAATATGGAAATATATCTAGAATCAGCTATCGAAAGCCAAAAGGAATGTATTGAAATATGGGAAACTTTTTATCAAAATAATTTGTAA
- the TRZ1 gene encoding tRNase Z, with the protein MYQLIPVTHPCLDTKQPLLLLQSDHGEKYFFGRIGEGTQRACNESKIKFGKLNGIFLTGEMDYSCIGGLPGLILTASDQGKKNVSIFYGSSILDYVVSTWRYFVFRFGLDLKVFTLKDSECFADKTVSVKSIVINKPGDGCADSGSYEKFTKGLKSIIARMFPEVSPTDEQDPSSNPTLNVDIPPQAMGPRDLTSSYEISFPSIRGKFNANEAQRLQIPKGKLYAELARGNNITLEDGTVINPEQVLSATRTYGKVLVLDIPSNAYISQFCDRFKDYPLEQLSAVYYFLGDDVTITNDLFNFMDIFHGDHIQHFVSHSKISPNSLAYENAATATLKLKALQNDNYNVPITDRVYSKEFFECFSKDLPEGTSVVQQQEDSPVSKLNNDNVHIFEKMKGIALEPFVFGKEVMPISESQLATSKPSSTIDELYNNHVVPLEIDGASLESIVHEQLHINNFDNDSKDSEIEIISLGTGSALPSKYRNVISTLIKIPFVESNGNITKRTIILDAGENTLGTIHRTIPDTDIPKLFRNLRMIYLSHLHADHHLGIASLIKEWYKFNENTNERLYVITPWQYNIFLQEWFALEDPKILSRIEYISCEHLKYGDDLRLQTKPLSIKEEITSVDEKPTVVELDNASGNRDQSTIKKMMNDLRIMSFRTCPAIHCNWAYSNSITFFLGAKSKQVFKVSYSGDTRPNFNLFAKGIGKNSDLLIHEATLENELKAEAIKKKHSTINEAIKISNVMNARKLLLTHFSQRYPKVPNTKNSIVSKAKEVCFAFDGMIVTYNDLGKQQDKVDLLSRIFIEEEKDAENEEVKD; encoded by the coding sequence ATGTACCAGTTAATTCCCGTGACCCACCCGTGTTTGGACACCAAACAACCACTATTGCTTCTACAGTCAGACCATGGTGAAAAGTACTTTTTCGGGAGGATTGGAGAGGGCACGCAGCGCGCTTGCAACGAATCTAAAATCAAATTTGGTAAGCTGAACGGTATATTCTTGACCGGTGAGATGGATTACTCGTGCATTGGCGGGTTGCCTGGTCTAATTTTGACCGCAAGCGACCaagggaagaagaatgttAGCATTTTCTATGGCTCGAGTATCCTAGACTACGTCGTGAGCACATGGAGATACTTTGTTTTCAGGTTCGGCTTGGACTTAAAAGTGTTCACGTTGAAGGATTCGGAGTGTTTCGCAGACAAGACTGTGTCTGTGAAATCGATCGTGATTAACAAGCCTGGTGATGGGTGTGCGGATTCTGGGTCGTATGAGAAGTTCACTAAGGGATTAAAGTCCATTATTGCTCGTATGTTCCCAGAAGTCAGCCCCACCGACGAACAGGACCCTTCGTCGAACCCAACCCTCAATGTGGATATACCACCGCAGGCTATGGGCCCAAGAGACCTCACGTCCTCGTACGAAATCTCGTTTCCATCTATAAGAGGGAAGTTTAACGCAAATGAGGCGCAACGATTGCAGATTCCTAAGGGAAAATTGTACGCTGAACTCGCTCGCGGGAACAACATCACTCTTGAAGATGGTACCGTAATAAACCCAGAACAAGTGTTGAGCGCTACTAGAACATACGGTAAGGTTCTTGTTCTCGATATTCCATCGAATGCATACATCAGTCAATTTTGTGATAGGTTCAAAGATTATCCATTGGAACAACTTTCTGCAGTCTACTATTTCCTTGGTGACGATGTGACTATTACCAATGaccttttcaattttatgGACATATTCCACGGCGACCACATTCAACACTTCGTGTCGCACTCTAAAATTTCGCCAAACTCTCTTGCATACGAAAACGCAGCTACAGCCactttgaaattgaaggcTTTGCAAAACGACAATTACAATGTTCCAATAACTGATAGAGTCTACTCCAAAGAATTTTTCGAATGCTTCTCTAAAGATTTACCAGAGGGGACTTCCGTGGTTCAGCAACAAGAGGATTCTCCAGTCTCCAAATTAAACAATGACAACGTTCATATATTCGAAAAAATGAAAGGTATTGCCCTAGAACCGTTCGTTTTCGGTAAGGAAGTGATGCCAATTTCTGAGTCGCAATTAGCCACCTCCAAACCATCATCTACTATTGACGAATTATACAATAATCACGTAGTGCCTTTGGAAATTGATGGTGCTTCGTTAGAGTCTATTGTCCATGAACAATTGCACATAAACAACTTCGATAATGATTCCAAAGATAGTGAAATTGAGATTATTTCTTTGGGTACAGGCAGTGCCTTGCCTTCAAAATATCGTAATGTCATTTCAACTCTCATCAAGATTCCATTCGTTGAGAGTAATGGTAACATTACTAAACGTACCATAATTCTTGATGCCGGAGAAAATACATTGGGTACCATTCATAGAACCATTCCTGACACAGATATACCGAAACTTTTCAGAAATCTACGAATGATATACTTAAGTCATTTGCATGCGGATCATCATTTGGGTATTGCTAGTCTTATTAAGGAATGGTATAAGTTTAACGAAAACACCAATGAACGTCTTTATGTTATTACCCCATGGCAATATAACATATTTTTACAGGAATGGTTTGCACTTGAAGATCCAAAAATTCTCTCAAGAATCGAATACATTAGTTGTGAGCACCTAAAGTACGGAGATGATCTCAGATTACAAACAAAACCTTTGTCgataaaagaagaaataactTCTGTGGATGAAAAACCAACGGTAGTGGAATTGGATAATGCAAGCGGCAACAGAGACCAGTCCACCATtaagaagatgatgaatgaTTTGCGGATTATGTCATTCAGAACCTGTCCTGCTATTCATTGTAATTGGGCTTATTCCAACTCCATAACATTTTTCTTAGGAGCTAAAAGCAAGCAAGTATTTAAAGTTTCCTATTCAGGGGATACTAGACCAAATTTCAATCTATTTGCTAAAGGAATAGGTAAGAATTCTGATCTATTAATTCACGAGGCCACTTTGGAAAACGAACTTAAGGCAGAAGCtatcaaaaagaagcaCAGTACGATTAATGAAGCTATTAAAATTTCGAACGTGATGAACGCCAGGAAACTTTTATTAACCCACTTCTCGCAAAGATATCCTAAAGTACCTAACACTAAAAATAGCATTGTATCAAAAGCCAAAGAGGTATGTTTTGCATTTGATGGAATGATTGTAACTTACAATGACTTAGGAAAACAACAAGATAAAGTTGATCTGTTAAGTAGAATCTTCatagaggaagaaaaggacGCTGAAAACGAAGAGGTTAAGGACTAA
- a CDS encoding DUF676 domain-containing protein: MTSFEEEKDVHLVVLVHGLWGNRSHMNEIRNYILSQQGSCKQKLVVHQTHLNEGYKTYDGIDVCGIRVAKEIEDEIAALGDSVVKFSLIGYSLGGLICRYALGVLYQTQIFAKRDIELVNFITFCTPHVGVLAPGNNMAVKLFNTIVPLVLGNSGKQMFLKDKYNGFPLLYVMSLPNSVFYKALKEFKYRSLYANIINDKRTAWWTSGISRNDPFIEINEKNGMGRFRFVEGYDPVVLDHKSPLLIAPLEEKEDSSYSELDANKNDDTEIDPQNYYFLNYWFGKVLRWITFLVNLIVIAPLWFIWFILSGIMETVKSTIRAAAFARKYSTYFITEVLDISTDQSGESTDAIVDDDDEDVVEESDSDIDNDGSESSSTLFEPTSSNYELHLEQSLTDQRDNLIESLLDAIERKETRTAVVENIKKIDEKDDNPSESKIDVTIRELELYSVEELISKKKVHIISDDKTATTDEDEVLKLLSNFNLNVDKLQLDIIDSLNKLKWSKFPIYIRKTPSTHAAAIIRHSDPNFTEGHVVLQHFVDKVFQFA; this comes from the coding sequence ATGACGTCGtttgaagaggaaaaggacGTCCACTTGGTGGTGTTAGTGCACGGTTTATGGGGCAACCGCTCGCATATGAACGAGATACGCAACTATATATTGTCACAACAAGGTTCTTGCAAGCAAAAGCTCGTTGTGCACCAGACGCATCTTAACGAGGGGTACAAGACGTACGATGGGATCGATGTTTGTGGGATCCGGGTTGCTAAAGAGATCGAGGACGAAATTGCGGCGCTTGGCGACTCAGTGGTGAAATTCTCTTTGATCGGGTACTCGTTAGGCGGGTTGATCTGTAGATATGCGCTGGGCGTGTTGTACCAGACGCAGATTTTCGCTAAAAGAGACATTGAGCTAGTCAACTTCATCACGTTTTGCACGCCCCATGTTGGTGTTTTAGCGCCGGGAAATAATATGGCAGTGAAGCTGTTCAACACCATCGTGCCTCTGGTGTTGGGCAATTCTGGGAAACAGATGTTCTTGAAGGATAAGTACAACGGTTTCCCGTTGTTGTACGTGATGAGCTTGCCAAACTCCGTATTTTACAAGGCGCTAAAAGAGTTTAAATACAGATCTCTTTATGCTAATATTATCAACGATAAGCGTACTGCATGGTGGACCTCGGGGATCTCAAGAAACGATCCGTTTATAGAGATTAACGAGAAAAATGGTATGGGCAGATTCAGGTTCGTCGAAGGCTATGATCCCGTTGTGTTGGATCACAAATCTCCGTTGCTGATTGCTCCATtagaggaaaaagaagattccTCATACAGCGAACTTGACGCTAACAAAAATGACGACACCGAAATAGACCCTCAGAACTACTACTTCCTAAACTACTGGTTCGGCAAAGTTCTGCGTTGGATCACCTTTTTGGTGAATTTGATTGTCATTGCCCCACTATGGTTTATTTGGTTTATCCTATCTGGTATAATGGAAACCGTCAAATCGACTATAAGAGCAGCCGCGTTCGCTAGAAAGTACTCAACATACTTTATTACTGAGGTTCTAGATATCTCAACAGATCAGAGCGGGGAGTCTACTGACGCCATCGttgacgatgacgacgaaGACGTAGTAGAAGAAAGCGACAGCGATATCGACAACGACGGTTCAGAATCCTCATCCACCTTGTTTGAACCAACTTCCAGTAACTACGAGCTCCATCTAGAGCAATCTCTAACCGACCAAAGAGATAATTTGATTGAAAGTTTGCTAGATGCcatagaaagaaaggaaacaCGTACAGCTGTCGTtgaaaacatcaagaaaATTGACGAAAAAGACGACAACCCTTCGGAATCCAAGATTGATGTTACAATTAGAGAGCTCGAACTCTACTCCGTCGAGGAGTTGatatcgaagaagaaagtgcACATTATATCCGATGACAAAACTGCAACAACAGATGAGGACGAAGTCCTGAAACTTCTCTCCAATTTCAACCTAAACGTTGACAAATTGCAGCTGGACATTATTGACTCATTAAACAAGTTAAAGTGGTCAAAGTTCCCTATATACATCCGTAAGACCCCCAGCACACACGCCGCTGCCATTATTAGGCATTCTGATCCTAACTTTACGGAAGGCCATGTCGTGTTGCAGCACTTTGTGGACAAGGTCTTTCAATTTGCATAA
- the TCA17 gene encoding Tca17p → MSEGSNSLDKLQTLFVALIDREDRPLVIHAVGDKSAKHEIKYNVLSNIALDYFGDTTKSTTSSAPKYLFEIDGNVIYGEYLHQKGLKIVIGTNIRDDEAVLPFFQKVKVFYLKSVINPFNDDFTEQIRRNIDSLGLEPN, encoded by the coding sequence ATGAGTGAGGGTTCTAACTCTTTAGATAAACTCCAAACTTTATTCGTGGCACTCATTGATAGAGAGGATAGACCGCTCGTGATTCATGCGGTGGGTGATAAATCAGCAAAACATGAAATCAAATACAATGTTCTTTCAAATATAGCGCTCGATTATTTTGGCGATACAACCAAAAGCACTACATCGTCTGCACCAAAATATCTATTTGAAATAGATGGTAATGTTATTTACGGGGAGTACTTACACCAGAAGGGATTGAAGATTGTGATTGGTACTAATATACgtgatgatgaagcagTTTTGCCATTTTTCCAGAAGGTTAAGGTATTCTATTTGAAAAGCGTTATAAACCCCTTCAATGATGACTTCACTGAGCAAATAAGGCGTAATATAGATAGTTTGGGTTTGGAACCGAACTAG
- the FRD1 gene encoding fumarate reductase, whose product MLHRYIRLFSFCVILYLVYLLLTKESNVMSKPVVVIGSGLAGLTTSSQLAKFNIPIVLLEKTSSIGGNSIKASSGINGAGTETQSRLHVEDHPELFADDTIKSAKGKGVVALMEKLSKDSSDAISWLQNDFKIPLDKLAQLGGHSVPRTHRSSGKLPPGFQIVDTLKKALESYDSKAVKIQLNSKVVDVKLDSNNRVSSVVFEDQDGTHTIETNNVVFCTGGFGFNKKLLEKYAPHLVDLPTTNGEQTLGEGQVLLEKLGAKLIDMDQIQVHPTGFVDPANPDSNWKFLAAEALRGLGGVLINPHTGQRFVNELTTRDMVTEAIQSKSESKTAYLVMSESLYENYKPNMDFYMFKKLVSKKTIAEFAEDLPVSVDQLIAELSTYSDLSKDDHLGRKFRENTFGSSLSSDSTIFVGKITPVVHFTMGGAKIDEQARVLNAEGKPLATGIYAAGEVSGGVHGANRLGGSSLLECVVFGRQAAKSIRANL is encoded by the coding sequence ATGCTACATCGGTACATTAGactattttcattttgtgTTATACTGTACTTGGTGTATCTACTGCTAACTAAAGAATCAAACGTAATGTCAAAgcctgttgttgttatagGGTCTGGTCTAGCTGGTTTAACCACGTCATCCCAATTGGCAAAGTTCAATATTCCTATTGTACTATTGGAGAAAACCTCTAGTATTGGTGGTAACTCTATCAAGGCTTCTAGTGGGATCAATGGTGCAGGTACTGAGACGCAATCGAGGTTGCATGTTGAAGATCATCCGGAGTTGTTTGCTGACGACACTATTAAGTCTGCTAAGGGTAAAGGTGTGGTCGCATTAATGGAGAAGCTTTCTAAGGACTCCAGCGATGCTATTTCGTGGTTGCAAAATGACTTCAAGATCCCATTGGATAAGCTAGCGCAACTAGGTGGGCATTCCGTCCCTAGAACCCACAGATCAAGTGGTAAGCTTCCCCCAGGTTTCCAAATAGTTGAcactttgaagaaggctCTGGAATCGTACGATTCTAAGGCGGTCAAAATCCAGTTAAATAGTaaagttgttgatgttaAGCTGGACAGTAACAATAGGGTTAGTAGCGTCGTTTTTGAGGATCAAGACGGAACTCATACCattgaaacaaacaatGTCGTTTTCTGTACAGGTGGTTTCGGCTTTAACAAGAAGCTATTGGAGAAATATGCACCTCATTTAGTTGATTTGCCCACCACTAATGGTGAACAGACTTTAGGAGAAGGTCAAGTTCTACTAGAGAAGCTCGGGGCTAAACTAATCGACATGGACCAAATTCAAGTGCACCCAACTGGTTTTGTAGACCCTGCAAATCCAGATTCCAACTGGAAATTCTTGGCTGCAGAGGCACTAAGAGGTCTAGGAGGAGTCTTGATCAACCCTCATACTGGCCAAAGATTTGTTAACGAATTGACAACCCGTGACATGGTTACTGAGGCCATTCAATCCAAATCTGAGTCGAAGACAGCTTACTTGGTGATGAGTGAGAGTCTATACGAAAACTACAAGCCAAACATGGACTTTTATatgttcaagaaattggTGTCTAAGAAGACTATTGCAGAGTTTGCCGAAGATTTACCTGTCAGTGTAGACCAATTGATAGCTGAATTGAGCACGTACTCTGACTTATCTAAGGATGACCATCTTGGCCGTAAATTCAGGGAGAATACTTTTGGTTCTTCGCTTTCTTCGGATTCAACTATTTTTGTCGGTAAAATTACTCCAGTCGTTCATTTCACTATGGGCGGTGCAAAAATCGATGAGCAGGCTCGTGTATTGAATGCTGAAGGTAAACCACTGGCTACAGGTATTTACGCTGCGGGTGAAGTCTCCGGTGGTGTTCATGGTGCTAACAGATTAGGTGGCTCTTCATTATTGGAGTGTGTCGTCTTTGGAAGACAAGCTGCAAAATCCATCAGAGCTAATTTGTAA
- the GLY1 gene encoding threonine aldolase GLY1 — protein MTANTKKPAAEPAYTSAHNDLRSDTFTTPTKEMLDSVFAASIGDAVYNEDVDTIELETTVAHLAGKEAGLFCVSGTLSNQIGLRTHLLQPPYSILCDYRAHVYTHEAAGLAILSQAMVTPVIPSNGNYMTLEDIKAHYIPDDGDIHGAPTRVLSLENTLHGIVYPLEELIRIKGWCLDNDIKLHCDGARIWNAVVETGVSLKQYGEIFDSISICLSKSMGAPMGSILVGDSKFIKKCNHFRKQQGGGIRQSGMMARMALCSVNGDWKTKLRHSHELAHELAAFCDKHQIPLESPADTNFVFLDLQKAKMNPDVLVKKGLKYGVKLMGGRVSFHYQITRETLENVKLAVLEAFEYAKEHPFDTNGPTKIYRSESTDFDINGNPIGDIKTYKY, from the coding sequence ATGACTGCTAATACCAAGAAACCAGCTGCTGAGCCAGCTTACACTTCTGCCCACAATGATCTACGGTCCGACACTTTCACCACGCCAACCAAGGAGATGTTGGATTCTGTTTTCGCAGCTTCCATCGGTGATGCTGTCTACAACGAAGATGTGGACACAATCGAGCTAGAAACTACTGTAGCTCATTTGGCTGGTAAGGAAGCTGGTCTATTCTGTGTGTCTGGTACTTTGTCTAACCAGATTGGTCTAAGAACCCACCTATTGCAGCCTCCATACTCCATCTTGTGTGACTACAGAGCTCATGTCTACACCCACGAAGCCGCTGGGTTGGCCATTTTGTCCCAAGCCATGGTGACTCCAGTGATCCCATCCAACGGTAACTACATGACTTTGGAAGATATCAAGGCTCACTACATCCCAGACGATGGTGACATCCACGGTGCTCCAACCAGAGTTTTGTCTTTGGAAAACACATTGCACGGTATTGTTTATCCTTTGGAAGAGTTGATCCGTATCAAGGGATGGTGTTTGGACAACGACATCAAGCTACATTGCGATGGTGCTAGAATTTGGAACGCTGTTGTCGAGACTGGTGTCTCCTTGAAGCAATACGGGGAAATCTTTGATTCCATCTCTATCTGTTTATCCAAGTCTATGGGTGCCCCAATGGGTTCGATTCTAGTTGGTGACAGCAAGTTTATCAAGAAGTGCAACCACTTCAGAAAGCAACAAGGTGGTGGTATCAGACAATCTGGTATGATGGCTAGAATGGCCTTGTGCTCTGTCAACGGTGACTGGAAAACAAAGTTGAGACACTCTCATGAACTTGCTCATGAACTAGCCGCATTCTGCGACAAGCACCAAATTCCATTGGAGTCTCCAGCTGACACTAACTTCGTCTTCTTGGACCTACAAAAGGCAAAGATGAACCCAGATGTTCTTGTCAAGAAGGGTCTGAAGTATGGGGTTAAGTTGATGGGTGGAAGAGTCTCTTTCCATTACCAAATCACTAGAGAAACTTTGGAAAATGTAAAGTTGGCCGTTTTGGAAGCTTTCGAATACGCTAAGGAACATCCATTCGACACTAATGGTCCAACCAAGATCTACCGTAGTGAATCCACTGATTTCGACATCAATGGCAACCCTATCGGAGACATCAAGACCTACAAGTACTAA
- the SIT1 gene encoding siderophore iron transporter 1 has product MLSVELEKGKQNDGPDPHHEHAKKSYGVQKVEILNKQYSSLANKAMIFVSIFLMAYVYRLDAMVRKTFTAHAINSYRTHSLISTVGVVRSVSAAASMPIYSRLSDAVGRIELIVCAVVLYVIGTIVCSQATDVTRYAAGMILYQFGLSGLAILFKIISADFSSLNWRLFCTLVSASPYIINTWISGNVASTIGVKHWSWGIGMWAIWLPIATLPLVCCFLHMTYRAKRNGDWKELKALEGRSFKALLKFIWEDLDIIGVLSFTLILGLILTPFTLAGGEHRKWKTARVIVPLVLGFVMIPVFIVWERKFAAKPICPEKLFKKKSVIVGLCIGVLIDFVWQIQGEYLYTILVVAVNESVRSATRINSLYSFSTTISGLIVGLIVVYVRRLKFFIIGGTCIWMIALGIMVKYRGGLSSHGGVIAGQVLLGVGSGLFTHSTQALLQALVSHEVMSTVTMLYSASYYVGSAIGSSISGAVWTQALPHQINKRIANATIAKMAYKAPLSFIVKNKWGTPGREALVEAYRHVQKILIVISLCFCVPIVCLAVLLDDPVLENVQAKEDTESEYESDTATTTTTTAGVSKL; this is encoded by the coding sequence ATGTTGAGCGTTGAATTAGAAAAGGGTAAACAAAATGACGGGCCTGATCCACACCACGAACATGCCAAGAAGTCGTATGGTGTCCAAAAGGTGGAAATTCTCAACAAACAGTACTCATCGCTGGCCAATAAGGCGATGATCTTTGTctccatttttttgatgGCTTATGTGTACCGTTTGGATGCGATGGTGCGCAAGACGTTTACGGCGCATGCGATCAACTCTTACCGGACCCATTCGCTGATCTCTACAGTTGGTGTTGTAAGATCTGTGTCAGCCGCGGCATCCATGCCGATATATTCGAGATTATCAGACGCAGTTGGAAGAATCGAACTGATTGTGTGTGCTGTGGTTCTATATGTGATCGGGACCATTGTGTGCTCGCAGGCAACAGATGTGACGAGGTATGCAGCTGGGATGATTCTGTACCAGTTTGGGCTCAGTGGACTCGCgatcttgttcaagatcATCTCTGCCGATTTTTCCAGTTTGAACTGGAGACTCTTCTGCACGTTAGTCAGTGCTTCGCCATACATAATCAATACCTGGATCTCCGGAAATGTTGCTTCCACCATCGGTGTGAAACATTGGTCGTGGGGTATCGGTATGTGGGCAATCTGGCTGCCCATCGCAACGCTTCCTCTAGTATGTTGCTTCTTGCATATGACTTACCGGGCCAAACGGAATGGCGACTGGAAAGAGTTGAAAGCGCTTGAAGGCAGAAGTTTCAAGgctcttttgaaatttatCTGGGAAGACCTCGATATTATTGGGGTTCTAAGTTTCACTTTGATTCTTGGTTTGATCTTGACGCCATTCACATTGGCTGGTGGGGAGCACCGTAAGTGGAAAACGGCCAGGGTTATTGTCCCCTTGGTTCTTGGTTTTGTCATGATTCCCGTGTTCATTGTTTGGGAGAGAAAATTCGCTGCCAAGCCTATTTGCCCCGAGAAgcttttcaagaagaagtctGTCATCGTGGGGTTGTGCATTGGTGTGTTGATCGACTTTGTCTGGCAAATACAGGGCGAATATCTATATACTATCCTTGTGGTTGCCGTAAACGAATCTGTGAGATCTGCCACCAGAATCAATTCCTTGTACTCATTCTCCACCACAATAAGTGGTCTAATTGTCGGATTAATAGTCGTGTATGTCAGAAGACTCAAATTCTTCATTATCGGCGGAACATGCATTTGGATGATTGCTCTAGGTATCATGGTCAAATACCGTGGTGGGCTGTCCAGCCACGGCGGTGTCATTGCTGGCCAGGTGCTACTTGGTGTTGGTTCCGGTTTATTCACCCATTCCACCCAGGCTCTATTGCAAGCCTTGGTCAGCCACGAGGTCATGAGCACAGTTACAATGCTCTACAGTGCTTCCTACTACGTCGGATCCGCTATAGGAAGTTCTATTAGTGGTGCCGTTTGGACCCAAGCCCTTCCTCACCAAATCAATAAAAGAATCGCTAACGCTACCATCGCCAAAATGGCGTACAAGGCTCCATTATCGTTCATTGTGAAAAACAAGTGGGGTACTCCGGGAAGAGAAGCTCTAGTAGAAGCATATCGCCACGTTCAGAAAATCCTAATCGTGATATCCTTGTGTTTCTGCGTCCCCATCGTCTGTCTAGCCGTTCTTCTTGACGATCCCGTGTTGGAAAATGTCCAGGCAAAAGAAGACACGGAATCCGAATACGAGTCTGACACTGCaaccaccaccactactactgcAGGAGTTTCAAAGCTTTGA